One window of Streptomyces sp. NBC_00273 genomic DNA carries:
- a CDS encoding DNA polymerase IV produces the protein MRAAPTILHLDMDAFYASVEQASKPSLRGKAVIVGGLGPRGVVATASYEARRFGVHSAMPMGQARRLCPNGAYLIPRFNLYRQVSDVVMAILRELSPLVEPLSLDEAFVDLEAGGVAFDSRSARETGERLRADIRAATGLSGSVGLAGSKMLAKVASEEAKPAGLLLIEPGTERELLAPMSVRTLPGVGPATGEHLRRAGITTVGELAEAGEDELVRMVGRSAGAGLYRMALGLDDRPVVAERDAKSVSVEDTFDVDLHDRVRIRGEVQRLADRCVQRLRGSGHSGRTIVLKVRRYDFSTLTRSETLRGPTDDPAVVREAAARLLEGVDTTGGVRLLGVGVSGLADYTQEDLFAQSLAAEPDGADGTDGTDGTGMTDGADTAGGAAGEAVAAGATETAAEGARGAAEPPGEPEPAPERRWTAGGDVRHAVYGPGWVQGSGVGRVTVRFEQPGSEPGRVRTFRVDDPELEPSDPLPLVGERP, from the coding sequence GTGAGAGCCGCGCCGACCATCCTGCATCTGGACATGGATGCCTTCTACGCCTCCGTGGAGCAGGCGTCGAAGCCGAGCCTGCGCGGCAAGGCCGTCATCGTCGGCGGCCTCGGGCCGCGCGGGGTCGTCGCCACGGCCTCGTACGAGGCCAGGCGCTTCGGGGTGCACTCCGCGATGCCGATGGGGCAGGCGCGGCGGCTCTGCCCGAACGGCGCGTACCTGATCCCCCGCTTCAACCTCTACCGGCAGGTCAGCGACGTGGTGATGGCCATTCTGCGGGAACTGTCGCCCCTGGTGGAGCCCCTGAGCCTGGACGAGGCCTTCGTGGACCTGGAAGCGGGCGGGGTGGCCTTCGACTCGCGCAGCGCGCGGGAGACGGGGGAGCGGCTGCGGGCCGACATCCGGGCCGCCACGGGGCTCAGCGGGTCGGTGGGGCTGGCCGGGTCGAAGATGCTGGCCAAGGTGGCGTCCGAGGAGGCCAAGCCGGCCGGACTGCTGCTGATCGAGCCGGGGACGGAGCGCGAGCTGCTCGCGCCGATGTCGGTGCGGACCCTGCCCGGGGTGGGTCCGGCCACGGGCGAGCACCTGCGCCGGGCCGGGATCACCACGGTGGGGGAGCTGGCGGAGGCCGGGGAGGACGAGCTGGTCCGGATGGTCGGCCGCTCCGCCGGTGCAGGGCTGTACCGGATGGCGCTCGGGCTGGACGACCGGCCGGTGGTCGCGGAGCGGGACGCGAAGTCGGTGTCGGTCGAGGACACCTTCGACGTGGACCTGCACGACCGGGTACGGATCCGCGGCGAGGTGCAGCGGCTCGCCGACCGGTGCGTACAGCGGCTGCGGGGCTCGGGGCACTCGGGGCGCACGATCGTGCTCAAGGTGAGGCGGTACGACTTCTCCACGCTGACCCGGTCCGAGACCCTGCGGGGGCCCACGGACGACCCGGCGGTGGTGCGGGAGGCGGCGGCGCGGCTGCTGGAGGGCGTGGACACCACGGGCGGGGTGCGGCTGCTGGGCGTGGGGGTGAGCGGGCTGGCGGACTACACGCAGGAGGACCTGTTCGCGCAGTCACTCGCCGCTGAGCCGGACGGGGCTGACGGGACTGACGGGACTGACGGGACCGGCATGACTGACGGAGCGGACACGGCGGGCGGGGCCGCAGGGGAGGCGGTGGCTGCCGGTGCCACCGAGACGGCGGCCGAGGGGGCCCGGGGGGCCGCTGAGCCGCCCGGGGAGCCGGAGCCGGCCCCCGAACGGCGCTGGACGGCCGGGGGTGACGTACGGCATGCCGTGTACGGGCCCGGATGGGTGCAGGGCAGCGGCGTCGGGCGGGTGACCGTGCGGTTCGAGCAGCCCGGATCGGAGCCCGGCCGGGTGCGGACCTTCCGGGTGGACGACCCCGAGCTGGAGCCGTCCGATCCGCTGCCGCTCGTGGGGGAACGGCCCTGA
- a CDS encoding PRC-barrel domain-containing protein, with protein sequence MQTDIDPRSLIGRKAFDRNGTKIGTIDEVYLDDATGVPEWAAVRTGLFSRDAFVPLEPSELVGDALRVPFERALIRDAPDFGVGRHLSPEQELQLYHHYGLDTTLPSDFNHDFGRLAGDES encoded by the coding sequence GTGCAGACCGACATCGATCCGCGCAGCCTGATCGGCCGAAAGGCGTTCGACCGCAATGGCACCAAGATCGGCACGATCGACGAGGTCTACCTCGACGATGCCACGGGCGTCCCGGAGTGGGCCGCGGTCCGGACGGGGCTCTTCAGCCGGGACGCCTTCGTCCCGCTGGAGCCGAGCGAGCTGGTGGGCGACGCCCTGCGGGTGCCCTTCGAACGCGCCCTCATCAGGGACGCCCCGGACTTCGGTGTCGGGCGCCACCTCTCCCCCGAACAGGAGCTGCAGCTCTACCACCACTACGGGCTGGACACGACCCTTCCGTCGGACTTCAACCACGACTTCGGCCGCCTGGCGGGTGACGAGAGCTGA